From one Triticum aestivum cultivar Chinese Spring chromosome 4B, IWGSC CS RefSeq v2.1, whole genome shotgun sequence genomic stretch:
- the LOC123090408 gene encoding acetylserotonin O-methyltransferase 3-like: protein MASGMQHKNAISTATEGLIQAQLELYHHSLGYVKSVVLRAATELGIPDTIHRHGGLATLSDIATQTGIHQSKYSHLRRLMHALTVTGICSVEGYDDDARYKLTLVSSILVEGGESMCNLSPMVPLLVELLKLTMLFDIKEWFTDERASAMTLFEVTHGCTPSKMKAKKGACGIFQAAMVADTNLVMEVVLKEHMDIFKGVSSLVDAGGALGAAAAAIAKALPHVKCTVLDLPHVIVGAPTSHDVQYVAGDVFEYVPPADAILLKWILCIWRDEDAVKVLRRCKEAIPAGGKVIIFDGVVDSGASQNVILKETQVLFDIMMMGIDGVERDEQQWKKMFVEAGFGDYKFTPVGHRSIIEVYP, encoded by the exons ATGGCGTCAGGAATGCAACACAAAAATGCGATAAGCACAGCCACAGAGGGCTTGATCCAAGCTCAACTTGAGCTCTACCACCACTCCTTGGGGTACGTGAAGTCTGTGGTGCTCAGGGCTGCCACGGAACTAGGCATCCCGGATACCATCCATCGCCACGGCGGTCTGGCGACATTGTCTGACATTGCCACCCAAACCGGGATCCACCAGAGCAAGTACTCCCACCTCCGTCGGCTCATGCACGCGCTCACCGTCACTGGCATCTGCTCTGTCGAAGGCTACGACGATGATGCCAGGTACAAGCTCACTCTTGTCTCCAGCATCCTTGTCGAAGGCGGCGAGAGCATGTGCAACCTGTCTCCCATGGTGCCTCTGCTTGTCGAACTGCTGAAGCTGACCATGCTCTTCGATATAAAAGAGTGGTTCACCGACGAGCGGGCGTCAGCCATGACACTATTTGAGGTGACGCATGGCTGCACACCATCGAAGATGAAAGCCAAGAAGGGCGCATGTGGCATATTCCAGGCCGCCATGGTCGCCGACACCAACCTCGTCATGGAGGTAGTCCTGAAAGAGCACATGGACATTTTTAAGGGGGTGAGCTCGCTTGTTGACGCGGGCGGTGCCCTTGGTGCCGCAGCCGCAGCAATCGCAAAGGCCCTCCCACACGTCAAGTGCACCGTGCTAGACCTCCCACACGTGATTGTTGGCGCACCTACCAGCCACGACGTCCAGTATGTTGCTGGCGATGTGTTTGAGTATGTACCACCAGCCGACGCTATCCTTCTCAAG TGGATTCTATGCATATGGCGAGACGAAGATGCCGTCAAGGTACTACGGCGGTGCAAGGAAGCTATACCAGCTGGAGGGAAGGTGATAATCTTCGATGGCGTGGTAGATTCTGGGGCGTCACAGAATGTTATTCTTAAGGAGACGCAAGTTCTATTTGATATCATGATGATGGGCATCGATGGGGTCGAACGAGACGAGCAGCAGTGGAAGAAGATGTTCGTTGAAGCAGGATTTGGGGACTATAAGTTCACTCCAGTGGGACATCGATCCATCATTGAAGTCTACCCATGA